The Shewanella sp. KX20019 genome window below encodes:
- a CDS encoding IS3 family transposase (programmed frameshift): MRGKRYPDEFKIEAVKQVTERGYKIADVADRLGVTSKSLHNWINKFDKPEKQHITIDNQQDEIRKLKAELRRVTEERNIPKGGRRVLCKRVKEKYTFIKSRLKQYPVKILCEILGVHRSGFYAWLKEPQSRRATEDKRLLGKIKQFWLESGCVYGYRNITLDLKDDGEVVGKNRVYRIMKQAEIKAVRGYKRNPTFGGGDVNHTAPNTLNRGFDVVKPNMIWVTDFTYIRTHEGWLYLTVVIDLFSRQVVGWTMKSTPKAELVIDALLMAIWRRSPTEKVLIHSDQGVQYTCSDWRSFLKEHNLEASMSRRGNCHDNAVAESFFSLLKKDRVKRKVYKTRDEARSEVFNYIEYFYNPVRHHGSNNGLSPIKFEKQYYENLESV, translated from the exons ATGCGCGGAAAACGATATCCCGATGAGTTCAAAATTGAAGCCGTTAAACAGGTCACTGAACGTGGCTATAAAATAGCAGATGTTGCTGACAGATTAGGGGTTACTTCCAAAAGTTTGCACAACTGGATTAACAAGTTTGATAAGCCAGAAAAGCAGCACATCACCATTGATAATCAGCAAGACGAAATACGTAAGCTCAAGGCGGAGCTTCGCCGTGTAACCGAAGAGCGAAACATCC CTAAAGGAGGCCGCCGTGTACTTTGCAAGCGAGTCAAAGAAAAGTACACGTTCATAAAGTCTAGGCTCAAGCAGTATCCTGTGAAAATCTTATGCGAAATACTTGGAGTCCATCGTAGTGGTTTCTATGCCTGGCTGAAGGAACCTCAGAGTCGAAGAGCGACTGAAGACAAACGCTTGCTGGGTAAGATTAAACAGTTTTGGCTGGAAAGTGGTTGCGTTTATGGCTATCGAAATATCACCTTGGACCTTAAAGATGATGGTGAAGTTGTTGGTAAAAACCGTGTATATCGAATCATGAAACAGGCTGAAATTAAAGCTGTACGAGGTTATAAACGCAATCCAACCTTTGGCGGAGGCGATGTTAACCATACGGCACCTAATACATTAAATCGAGGCTTTGATGTCGTCAAACCCAATATGATTTGGGTGACCGATTTCACTTATATTCGTACCCATGAAGGCTGGCTGTATCTCACCGTTGTGATAGACCTTTTTTCAAGACAAGTCGTAGGATGGACGATGAAAAGTACACCGAAGGCAGAGTTAGTTATAGATGCTCTATTGATGGCTATATGGAGACGCTCACCTACAGAAAAGGTGCTAATACATTCCGATCAAGGAGTGCAATATACCTGCTCAGATTGGCGTAGTTTTCTAAAAGAACACAACCTTGAAGCCAGTATGAGCCGAAGAGGAAACTGCCATGATAATGCTGTCGCTGAGAGTTTCTTCTCGCTGCTGAAAAAAGACAGGGTTAAGCGAAAAGTCTATAAAACCAGAGATGAAGCACGCTCAGAAGTATTTAACTATATCGAATATTTCTATAATCCAGTGCGGCATCATGGTAGTAATAATGGACTGTCTCCGATCAAGTTCGAGAAGCAGTATTATGAAAACCTAGAAAGTGTCTAG
- a CDS encoding DUF4823 domain-containing protein, translating to MNRSIIFLGATLLTLAGCSSSYKHNEFQKPEIQLNKNTGVLISTPKNGWYDDKEYRTSGRMTANEVRRAFSKNSRKVSITTECDGDSCLDTIDSDTYGYYVQPIILHWEDRATEWSGISDKLEIQIITFDSKTKKEIGNTTFSGESKWATFGGDHPQDLLEEPINKYVEGLYK from the coding sequence ATGAATCGTAGTATTATCTTTTTGGGAGCCACTTTATTAACTTTAGCTGGGTGTAGCTCTTCTTATAAACACAATGAATTTCAAAAACCAGAAATACAATTAAATAAAAACACAGGTGTATTAATTTCTACACCTAAAAATGGATGGTATGACGATAAAGAATATAGAACTTCTGGTCGTATGACAGCGAATGAAGTAAGAAGGGCATTTTCCAAAAATTCTCGTAAAGTATCTATTACTACTGAATGTGATGGTGACAGTTGCCTAGACACAATTGATTCTGATACATATGGGTATTACGTCCAGCCGATCATTCTTCATTGGGAAGATCGTGCAACTGAATGGTCTGGGATATCTGATAAGCTCGAAATTCAAATAATTACCTTTGACTCAAAAACAAAAAAAGAAATTGGTAACACTACATTTTCAGGTGAAAGTAAGTGGGCAACTTTTGGAGGCGATCACCCACAAGATCTTTTGGAAGAGCCAATTAATAAATATGTCGAAGGTTTATATAAGTAA